From Canis lupus familiaris isolate Mischka breed German Shepherd chromosome 16, alternate assembly UU_Cfam_GSD_1.0, whole genome shotgun sequence, one genomic window encodes:
- the FAM131B gene encoding protein FAM131B → MGCIGSRTVGNEVIAVDWKGLKDVDQIHMDSTSSLHGSSLHRPSTEQTRTDFSWDGINLSMEDTTSILPKLKRNSNAYGIGALAKSSFSGISRSMKDHVTKPTAMGQGRVAHMIEWQGWGKAPAIQPQHSHEAVRRDTDAYSDLSDGEKEARFLAGVMEQFAISEATLMAWSSMDGEDMSVNSAQEPLGCNYSDNYQELMESQDALAQAPMDGWPHSYVSQGMYCLGSSDAWEASDQSLIASPATGSYLGPAFDDSQPSLHEMGPSQLASGYSAQEPPPLLGSDTDWAPGVVGVDLARGPAEEEKRPLAPEEEEDAGCRDLESLSPREDPEMSTVLSRKVSDVTSSGVQSFDEEEGEANN, encoded by the exons GGAATGAGGTGATTGCAGTGGACTGGAAGGGCCTGAAGGATGTCGACCAGATCCACATGGACAGCACCAGCTCACTGCACGGGAGCAGCCTCCACCGGCCCTCCACCGAG CAAACCCGAACTGATTTCTCCTGGGATGGCATCAAT CTCTCCATGGAGGACACCACTTCTATTCTTCCGAAGCTTAAGAGAAACTCTAACGCCTATGGCATCGGGGCCCTGGCCAAGTCATCCTTCTCAG GGATTTCTCGCAGCATGAAGGACCATGTGACGAAGCCCACAGCCATGGGGCAAGGCCGGGTGGCCCACATGATtgagtggcagggctgggggaaggcACCAGCCATTCAGCCGCAACACAGCCATGAGGCGGTGCGCAGAGATACAGACGCCTACTCCGACCTCAGCGATGGTGAGAAGGAGGCACGTTTCCTAGCAG GTGTCATGGAACAGTTTGCCATCTCCGAGGCCACACTCATGGCCTGGTCTTCTATGGATGGTGAGGACATGAGTGTCAACTcggcccaggagcccctgggctgcAACTACAGTGACAACTACCAGGAGCTGATGGAGAGTCAAG ATGCCCTTGCTCAAGCGCCCATGGACGGATGGCCTCACTCCTACGTGTCCCAGGGCATGTACTGTCTGGGGTCATCGGATGCCTGGGAAGCCAGCGACCAGTCCCTCATTGCCTCTCCGGCTACAGGATCCTATCTTGGTCCTGCATTTGATGACTCACAGCCTAGCTTGCACGAAATGGGGCCTTCCCAACTTGCTTCCGGATACTCTGCACAGGAGCCTCCACCTTTGCTGGGGTCAGACACTGACTGGGCTCCGGGGGTGGTTGGAGTGGACCTGGCAAGGGGCCCTGCTGAGGAGGAGAAGAGGCCGTTGGCccctgaggaggaagaggacgcAGGATGCCGGGACCTGGAGTCCCTTTCCCCACGAGAAGACCCTGAGATGTCGACTGTTCTCAGCCGGAAGGTGTCTGATGTCACATCCTCAGGTGTGCAATCCTTTGATGAGGAGGAGGGTGAGGCTAACAACTAG